A stretch of the Gammaproteobacteria bacterium genome encodes the following:
- the dnaK gene encoding molecular chaperone DnaK — protein MSKIIGIDLGTTNSCVAIMEGGKPRVIENSEGDRTTPSIVAFTKENEVVVGQSAKRQAVTNPKNTLYAIKRLIGRKFKDDVVQKDVGMVPYKIVGADNGDAWVDVNDKKMAPPEISARVLMKMKKTAEDYLGEPVTEAVVTVPAYFNDSQRQATKDAGKIAGLEVKRIINEPTAAALAYGMDKVKGDRKIAVYDLGGGTFDVSIIEIAEVDGEHQFEVLATNGDTFLGGEDFDKRIIDFIADEFRKEQGIDVRSDPLAMQRLKEAAEKAKIELSSNQQTEVNLPYITADASGPKHLNVKLTRAKLESLVGDLISKTVEPCRIALKDAGLSASDLQDVILVGGQTRMPKVQETVKEFFGREPRKDVNPDEAVAVGAAIQAGVLKGDVKDVLLLDVTPLSLGIETLGGVMTKLIEKNTTIPTKASQTFSTAEDNQTAVTVHVLQGEREMARDNKSLGRFDLADLPTAPRGVPQIEVSFDIDANGILNVSAKDKATGKAQSIVIKASSGLSDDEVKRMIKDAEAHAEEDRKQREIVDARNQADALIHAAEKGMSELGDKVSGEERAAIESAVQDLKAVLKNDDKAVIEAKAKALADASGKMAERLYAAKNEAGAAQPGQQGPGAGQSGGKDDVVDAEFEEVKKDK, from the coding sequence ATGAGCAAGATCATCGGCATCGACCTCGGGACCACCAACTCCTGCGTGGCCATCATGGAAGGCGGCAAGCCCCGCGTCATCGAGAACAGCGAGGGTGACCGCACCACGCCGTCCATCGTCGCCTTCACCAAGGAGAACGAGGTGGTGGTGGGCCAGTCGGCCAAGCGCCAGGCGGTCACCAACCCCAAGAACACCCTGTACGCGATCAAGCGCCTCATCGGCCGCAAGTTCAAGGACGACGTGGTGCAGAAGGACGTGGGCATGGTGCCCTACAAGATCGTGGGCGCCGACAACGGCGACGCCTGGGTGGACGTGAACGACAAGAAGATGGCGCCGCCGGAGATCTCCGCGCGCGTGCTCATGAAGATGAAGAAGACCGCCGAGGACTACCTGGGCGAGCCCGTCACCGAGGCGGTCGTGACCGTGCCTGCCTACTTCAACGACTCCCAGCGCCAGGCCACCAAGGACGCCGGCAAGATCGCCGGGCTGGAAGTGAAGCGCATCATCAACGAGCCGACCGCGGCCGCACTCGCCTACGGCATGGACAAGGTCAAGGGCGACCGCAAGATCGCTGTGTATGACCTGGGTGGCGGCACCTTCGACGTGTCCATCATCGAGATCGCGGAAGTGGACGGCGAGCACCAGTTCGAGGTGCTGGCCACCAACGGCGACACCTTCCTGGGCGGCGAGGACTTCGACAAGCGCATCATCGACTTCATCGCCGACGAGTTCCGCAAGGAGCAGGGCATCGACGTGCGCAGCGATCCGCTGGCCATGCAGCGTCTCAAGGAGGCTGCCGAGAAGGCCAAGATCGAGCTCAGCTCTAACCAGCAGACCGAGGTGAACCTGCCGTACATCACGGCCGACGCCTCCGGTCCCAAGCACCTCAACGTGAAGCTGACCCGCGCCAAGCTCGAGTCGCTGGTGGGCGATCTCATCAGCAAGACCGTCGAGCCCTGCCGCATCGCGCTCAAGGACGCCGGCCTTTCGGCCTCCGACCTGCAGGACGTGATCCTGGTGGGCGGCCAGACCCGCATGCCCAAGGTGCAGGAGACGGTGAAGGAGTTCTTCGGCCGCGAGCCGCGCAAGGACGTGAACCCGGACGAGGCGGTGGCCGTGGGCGCCGCGATCCAGGCCGGCGTGCTCAAGGGCGACGTCAAGGACGTGCTGCTGCTGGACGTGACCCCGCTGTCGCTGGGCATCGAGACCCTGGGCGGCGTCATGACCAAGCTGATCGAGAAGAACACCACCATCCCCACCAAGGCCTCGCAGACCTTCTCCACCGCCGAGGACAACCAGACCGCGGTGACCGTGCACGTGCTGCAGGGTGAGCGCGAGATGGCGCGCGACAACAAGTCGCTGGGCCGCTTCGACCTCGCGGACCTGCCGACCGCCCCGCGCGGCGTGCCGCAGATCGAGGTGAGCTTCGACATCGACGCGAACGGCATCCTCAACGTGTCCGCCAAGGACAAGGCCACCGGCAAGGCGCAGTCCATCGTCATCAAGGCCTCCTCGGGCCTCAGCGACGACGAGGTCAAGCGCATGATCAAGGACGCCGAGGCCCACGCCGAGGAGGACCGCAAGCAGCGCGAGATCGTGGATGCCCGCAACCAGGCGGACGCCCTGATCCATGCCGCCGAGAAAGGCATGTCAGAGTTGGGTGACAAGGTCTCCGGCGAGGAGCGCGCGGCCATCGAGTCCGCGGTGCAGGACCTCAAGGCCGTGCTCAAGAACGACGACAAGGCGGTGATCGAAGCCAAGGCCAAGGCCCTGGCGGACGCTTCCGGCAAGATGGCCGAGCGCCTCTACGCCGCCAAGAACGAGGCGGGTGCCGCACAGCCGGGTCAGCAGGGCCCTGGCGCAGGCCAGAGCGGCGGCAAGGACGACGTGGTGGACGCGGAGTTCGAAGAGGTCAAGAAGGACAAGTAA
- a CDS encoding TMEM175 family protein, translated as MGTGRMEAFSDGVLAVIITIMVLEMKVPEGGTLAALESVLPVFLVYVLSFINIGLYWNNHHHLLHAAQRINGRAMWANLHLLFWLSLVPFVTGWMGENHFSAVPTALYGAVLLMAAVAYTLLQNSLMATEGQRGALKRAVGDDFKGKLSLVCYVLAIPLAFVHQAISDLLYVAVAVMWLMPDRRIERVTPA; from the coding sequence ATGGGCACAGGCAGGATGGAAGCCTTCAGCGACGGGGTGCTCGCCGTCATCATCACCATCATGGTGCTGGAGATGAAGGTGCCCGAGGGCGGCACTCTCGCCGCGCTCGAGTCGGTGCTGCCCGTGTTCCTGGTGTACGTGCTGAGTTTCATCAACATCGGCCTCTACTGGAACAACCACCATCACCTGCTGCACGCCGCGCAGCGCATCAACGGGCGCGCCATGTGGGCGAACCTGCACCTCCTGTTCTGGCTCTCGCTGGTGCCCTTCGTCACCGGCTGGATGGGCGAGAACCACTTCTCGGCGGTGCCGACGGCGCTCTACGGCGCTGTATTGCTGATGGCGGCCGTCGCCTACACGCTGTTGCAGAACTCCCTCATGGCGACCGAGGGGCAGCGCGGCGCCTTGAAGCGCGCCGTGGGTGACGACTTCAAGGGCAAGCTCTCCCTCGTCTGCTACGTGCTGGCGATCCCGCTGGCGTTCGTGCACCAGGCCATCTCCGACCTCCTGTATGTGGCGGTGGCGGTGATGTGGCTGATGCCGGACCGGCGCATCGAACGGGTGACACCGGCATGA
- the fur gene encoding ferric iron uptake transcriptional regulator: MTQASAENQELRNAGLKVTLPRVKILEILERSNPRHISAEDMYKALLESGEDIGLATVYRVLTQFETAGLVTRHHFEGGHSVFELNQGAHHDHILCVKCGRVDEFVDPEIESRQKKIASAKGYEMTDHSLYIYGICSNCRKSMK; the protein is encoded by the coding sequence GTGACCCAAGCCTCCGCCGAGAACCAGGAACTGCGCAACGCCGGCCTCAAGGTCACGCTGCCGCGGGTCAAGATCCTGGAGATCCTGGAGCGCAGCAATCCGCGCCACATCAGCGCGGAGGACATGTACAAGGCGCTCCTGGAGTCGGGGGAGGACATCGGCCTCGCCACCGTGTACCGGGTGCTGACCCAGTTCGAGACCGCCGGCCTCGTGACCCGCCACCATTTCGAGGGCGGCCACTCGGTGTTCGAGCTGAACCAGGGCGCGCACCACGACCACATCCTGTGCGTGAAGTGCGGCCGGGTGGACGAGTTCGTGGACCCTGAGATCGAGTCGCGTCAGAAGAAGATCGCGAGCGCCAAGGGCTACGAGATGACGGACCACTCTCTCTACATCTACGGCATTTGCTCCAACTGCCGTAAGTCCATGAAGTGA
- the bamE gene encoding outer membrane protein assembly factor BamE, whose product MRARPLLLIAATALCLAGCFKPEIRQGNFLDDESIAKVKPGMTMAQVQFVLGRAMVQDPFHPNRWDYVRYVNPNDGRPEQDWHVIVYFDGGKVTRVDQPPVKNKEEQLQLPTIKDASQLPDSDNYNSPAPPSN is encoded by the coding sequence ATGCGCGCCCGCCCCCTGCTGCTGATCGCCGCCACCGCCCTCTGCCTCGCCGGCTGCTTCAAGCCGGAGATCCGCCAGGGCAACTTCCTCGACGACGAGAGCATCGCCAAGGTGAAGCCGGGCATGACCATGGCGCAGGTGCAGTTCGTGCTGGGCCGCGCCATGGTGCAGGACCCGTTCCACCCGAACCGCTGGGACTACGTGCGCTACGTGAACCCGAACGACGGGCGCCCGGAACAGGACTGGCACGTGATCGTGTACTTCGATGGCGGTAAGGTCACCCGCGTCGACCAGCCGCCGGTCAAGAACAAGGAAGAGCAGCTCCAGCTGCCCACCATCAAGGACGCCTCGCAGCTGCCGGACAGCGATAACTACAATTCACCCGCGCCGCCCTCGAACTGA
- the hrcA gene encoding heat-inducible transcriptional repressor HrcA yields the protein MINESHDKTLSDRAQYLLKVLVERYIRDGEPVGSRTLSKDSGLDLSPASIRNIMADLEELGLIVSPHTSAGRVPTVKGYRLFVDTLLKVKPLDEQEVRLMRSHLDPAETSPQQLLASASGLLSAITRMTGVVTLPKREQASWRHIEFMPLADNRVLVILVLVDGEVQNRVLHLERGYDAAALQQISNYLNSHFAGRDLSELRRGLLNELNRTRESMNELMHAAITMADKVFQVRGGEPTYMMAGETNLMEFAELSDVEKLRRLFDAFNHKRDILTLLDKCIAAEGVQIFIGEESGYKVLDEVSVVSAPYSMGEGVVGVLGVIGPTRMAYERVIPIVDVTARLLSAALNPRK from the coding sequence ATGATCAACGAGAGCCACGACAAGACCCTCAGCGACCGCGCCCAGTACCTGCTCAAGGTGCTGGTGGAGCGCTACATCCGCGACGGCGAACCGGTCGGCTCCCGTACCCTCTCCAAGGATTCCGGCCTCGACCTCAGCCCCGCCAGCATCCGCAACATCATGGCGGACCTGGAGGAGCTGGGGCTCATCGTCTCCCCCCATACCTCCGCCGGGCGCGTCCCCACGGTGAAGGGCTACCGGCTTTTCGTGGATACGCTGCTCAAGGTGAAGCCCCTGGACGAGCAGGAGGTGCGGCTCATGCGCAGCCACCTGGACCCGGCGGAGACCAGCCCGCAGCAGCTGCTCGCTTCCGCCTCGGGGCTCCTCTCCGCCATCACCCGCATGACCGGCGTGGTGACGCTGCCCAAGCGCGAGCAGGCTTCCTGGCGGCACATCGAGTTCATGCCGCTCGCCGACAACCGGGTGCTGGTGATCCTGGTGCTGGTGGATGGCGAGGTGCAGAACCGGGTGCTGCACCTGGAGCGCGGCTACGACGCCGCCGCCCTGCAGCAGATAAGCAACTACCTGAACAGCCACTTCGCCGGGCGCGACCTCTCGGAGCTGCGCCGCGGCCTCCTGAACGAGCTCAACCGCACCCGCGAGTCCATGAACGAGCTGATGCACGCCGCCATCACCATGGCGGACAAGGTGTTCCAGGTCCGCGGCGGCGAGCCCACCTACATGATGGCGGGCGAGACCAACCTCATGGAATTCGCCGAGCTCTCGGACGTGGAGAAGCTCAGGCGCCTGTTCGACGCGTTCAACCACAAGCGCGACATCCTCACGCTGCTGGACAAGTGCATCGCCGCCGAGGGCGTGCAGATCTTCATCGGCGAGGAATCCGGCTACAAGGTGCTGGATGAGGTGAGCGTGGTGAGCGCGCCCTACAGCATGGGCGAAGGCGTGGTGGGGGTGCTGGGCGTGATCGGCCCCACCCGCATGGCCTACGAGCGGGTCATCCCCATCGTGGACGTGACGGCGCGGCTGCTCAGTGCCGCCTTGAACCCCCGGAAATAA
- the recN gene encoding DNA repair protein RecN, which produces MLTHILIRDFAIIDTLELEFKPGMTVLTGETGAGKSILVDALGLVLGDRADADVVRHGSEKAEMSAEFDLRDAKDAAAWLEDNDLADDGQCILRRVVGKDGRSRAQINGRSVPLASLKELGELLLDIHGQHEHQSLMRPAAQMALLDGYGDHANLLQAVAKLHGEWKITHDRLATLKAAAGDRDSRIEMLRHQVAELSALALKPGEVQAIDAEHKRLAHGGKLLETAQATLDSLYEAEEGTAHQLVSRALAALDATSELEPRFEAIRRTLADAEVQISEAADALRGYLADLDMDPKRLEWLESRLGSIHDLARKHRIEPEHLLGRFDALQVELRTLENSDIALQDLEAELKRLEASYKKAAEELHAKRVKTAADLGKKVTAAMQELGMAGGKFSVAVTADVERFTAKGVDQVEFLVSANKGQPEKPLAKVASGGELSRISLAIQVMAAQAAAIPSMIFDEVDAGIGGGVAEIVGRQLRALAGKRQVLCVTHLPQVASQTHQHFRVAKQAKGQGTVTQIEPLDKKSQVEELARMLGGVEITETTRKHAREMISRVTN; this is translated from the coding sequence ATGCTGACGCACATCCTGATCCGCGACTTCGCGATCATCGACACCCTGGAACTGGAATTCAAACCGGGCATGACCGTGCTCACCGGCGAGACCGGCGCGGGCAAGTCCATCCTGGTGGATGCCCTGGGCCTGGTGCTGGGTGACCGGGCCGACGCGGACGTGGTGCGCCACGGCAGCGAGAAAGCCGAGATGAGCGCCGAGTTCGACCTCAGGGACGCGAAGGACGCCGCCGCCTGGCTCGAGGACAACGACCTCGCCGACGACGGCCAGTGCATCCTGCGCCGGGTGGTGGGCAAGGACGGCCGTTCCCGCGCCCAGATCAACGGCCGCAGCGTGCCCCTCGCCTCCCTCAAGGAACTCGGCGAGCTCTTGCTGGACATCCACGGCCAGCACGAGCATCAGTCCCTGATGCGCCCGGCCGCGCAGATGGCGCTGCTTGACGGCTACGGCGACCACGCCAACCTGCTGCAGGCGGTCGCCAAGCTGCATGGCGAGTGGAAGATCACCCATGACCGGCTCGCCACCCTCAAGGCCGCGGCCGGCGACCGGGATTCCCGCATCGAGATGCTGCGCCACCAGGTCGCGGAGCTCTCCGCCCTGGCCCTGAAGCCCGGCGAGGTGCAGGCCATCGACGCCGAGCACAAGCGCCTCGCCCACGGCGGCAAGCTGCTGGAGACGGCCCAGGCCACGCTGGATTCACTGTACGAAGCCGAGGAAGGCACCGCGCACCAGCTGGTGAGCCGCGCCCTCGCCGCCCTCGACGCCACGAGCGAGCTGGAACCCAGGTTCGAGGCCATCCGCCGCACCTTGGCGGATGCGGAGGTGCAGATCTCCGAGGCAGCCGACGCGCTACGCGGCTATCTCGCGGACCTGGACATGGATCCCAAGCGCCTGGAGTGGCTGGAGAGCCGCCTCGGCTCCATCCACGACCTCGCCCGCAAGCACCGCATCGAACCGGAGCACCTCCTGGGACGCTTCGATGCGTTGCAGGTGGAACTCAGGACCCTGGAGAACTCCGACATCGCGCTGCAGGACCTGGAGGCGGAACTCAAGCGCCTGGAGGCTTCCTACAAGAAGGCTGCCGAGGAGCTCCACGCCAAACGCGTGAAGACCGCGGCCGACCTCGGCAAGAAAGTCACGGCCGCCATGCAAGAACTGGGCATGGCCGGCGGCAAGTTCAGCGTGGCGGTGACGGCCGACGTGGAACGCTTCACCGCCAAGGGCGTGGACCAGGTGGAGTTCCTGGTGAGCGCCAACAAGGGCCAGCCGGAGAAGCCGCTGGCCAAGGTGGCCTCCGGCGGCGAGCTCTCGCGCATCTCCCTCGCCATCCAGGTGATGGCGGCCCAGGCGGCGGCGATCCCGTCCATGATCTTCGACGAGGTGGACGCGGGCATCGGCGGCGGCGTGGCGGAGATCGTAGGGAGGCAGCTGCGGGCCCTGGCCGGCAAGCGCCAGGTGCTCTGCGTCACCCACCTGCCCCAGGTGGCCTCCCAGACCCACCAGCATTTCCGGGTGGCGAAGCAGGCCAAGGGCCAGGGCACCGTCACCCAGATCGAGCCCTTGGACAAGAAATCGCAGGTGGAAGAACTGGCGCGGATGCTGGGCGGCGTGGAGATCACGGAAACGACCCGCAAACACGCCAGGGAAATGATTTCTCGGGTTACAAACTAG
- the grpE gene encoding nucleotide exchange factor GrpE, with protein sequence MNDEQTKPAAAPEVDPNAATLDPVQALQAALAVAEAKAVQNYDSYLRAVAEQDNIRKRGQRDLEQAHKFGQDRILGDLLPVKDSLEMALQSLAGKPDAAPLLTGVDMTLKLLATALERQGVKEVSPAKGEAFNPEFHEAMATQESAEVPADAVVTTVQKGYVLNGRLLRPARVLVARTPKSA encoded by the coding sequence ATGAACGACGAGCAGACCAAGCCTGCCGCAGCACCCGAAGTGGACCCCAACGCGGCCACCTTGGATCCCGTGCAGGCCCTGCAGGCGGCGCTCGCTGTCGCCGAGGCCAAGGCTGTGCAGAACTACGACAGCTACCTGCGCGCCGTGGCGGAGCAGGACAATATCCGCAAGCGCGGCCAGCGCGACCTGGAGCAGGCCCACAAGTTCGGCCAGGACCGCATCCTGGGCGACCTCCTGCCCGTGAAGGACAGCCTGGAGATGGCGTTGCAGTCCCTGGCCGGCAAGCCCGATGCGGCCCCGCTCCTGACCGGTGTGGACATGACCCTGAAGCTCCTGGCCACGGCCCTGGAGAGGCAGGGGGTGAAGGAGGTGAGCCCCGCCAAGGGCGAGGCCTTCAACCCGGAGTTCCATGAGGCCATGGCCACCCAGGAGAGCGCCGAGGTCCCGGCGGACGCGGTCGTCACTACCGTCCAGAAGGGATATGTATTGAACGGCCGGCTGCTCAGGCCGGCGCGGGTATTGGTGGCGCGGACGCCGAAAAGCGCTTGA
- a CDS encoding RnfH family protein — protein MAAEASIRVEVCYARADVQAMVALTLPTGTTAGQAAERSGLAARFPEIDLARDALGLRGKRVAPDQVLEEGDRLEILRPLTADPKETRRRLAARGKTMSSKG, from the coding sequence ATGGCGGCTGAAGCCTCGATCCGGGTGGAGGTCTGCTACGCCCGGGCGGACGTGCAAGCCATGGTGGCGCTGACCTTGCCCACAGGTACCACGGCAGGACAGGCTGCTGAGCGCTCCGGCCTCGCGGCGCGTTTCCCTGAGATCGACCTCGCACGGGATGCATTGGGCCTGCGCGGCAAGCGCGTGGCGCCGGATCAGGTTCTGGAAGAAGGGGACCGGCTTGAGATCCTGCGGCCGCTTACGGCGGATCCCAAGGAGACGCGGCGTCGCCTGGCGGCGCGCGGAAAGACGATGTCGAGTAAAGGCTGA
- the dnaJ gene encoding molecular chaperone DnaJ: MSKRDYYEVLGVKRGADEAEIKKAYRRLAMKHHPDRNPGDKQSEEHFKEAKEAYEVLTDAKKKAAYDQFGHAGVDAHAAGARGPGGAGFDPNDIFGDIFGEAFGDIFSGGRRGGGQRVYRGADLRYGLELTLEQAVSGDTVTVQVPTLASCEVCHGSGAKPGSQPTTCSTCGGRGQVRMQQGFFTVQQTCPRCRGTGKMISDPCGNCHGQGRVEKEKTLSVKIPAGVDNGDRIRLSGEGEAGPNGGPAGDLYVEISVEPHEIFSRDGADLACEVPVSFVTASLGGEIEVPTLGGSVSLKIPAETQTGKVFRLRGKGVKPVRGGGTGDLLCRVEVETPVNLNKEQKELLKKFDAALKADGGKHSPKEQGWLESVKKFFREKA, from the coding sequence ATGAGCAAGCGCGACTACTACGAGGTGCTGGGCGTGAAGCGCGGCGCGGACGAGGCCGAGATCAAGAAGGCCTACCGCCGCCTCGCCATGAAGCACCATCCGGACCGTAACCCCGGCGACAAGCAGTCGGAGGAGCACTTCAAGGAGGCCAAGGAGGCCTATGAGGTCCTCACCGACGCCAAGAAGAAGGCGGCCTACGACCAGTTCGGCCACGCCGGCGTGGATGCCCACGCGGCCGGCGCGCGCGGTCCCGGCGGCGCGGGTTTCGACCCCAACGACATCTTCGGTGACATCTTCGGCGAGGCCTTCGGCGACATCTTCTCCGGCGGCCGCCGCGGCGGCGGTCAGCGGGTATACCGCGGCGCCGACCTGCGCTACGGGCTGGAACTGACCCTGGAGCAAGCGGTGTCCGGCGACACCGTCACCGTGCAGGTGCCGACCCTCGCGAGCTGCGAGGTCTGCCACGGCAGCGGCGCCAAGCCCGGCAGCCAGCCCACCACCTGCAGCACCTGCGGCGGGCGTGGGCAGGTGCGCATGCAGCAGGGCTTCTTCACGGTGCAGCAGACCTGCCCGCGCTGCCGCGGCACCGGCAAGATGATCTCGGATCCCTGCGGCAACTGCCACGGCCAGGGACGCGTCGAGAAGGAGAAGACCCTGTCGGTGAAGATCCCGGCGGGCGTGGATAACGGCGACCGCATCCGCCTCTCCGGCGAGGGCGAGGCGGGGCCCAACGGCGGGCCGGCGGGCGACCTCTACGTGGAGATCAGCGTCGAGCCCCACGAGATCTTCAGCCGCGACGGCGCCGACCTCGCCTGCGAGGTGCCGGTGTCCTTCGTGACCGCGTCACTGGGCGGCGAGATCGAGGTGCCGACCCTGGGCGGCAGCGTCTCCCTCAAGATCCCGGCCGAGACCCAGACCGGCAAGGTGTTCCGCCTGCGGGGCAAGGGCGTGAAGCCCGTGCGCGGCGGCGGCACCGGCGACCTCCTGTGCCGCGTCGAGGTGGAGACGCCGGTGAACCTGAACAAGGAGCAGAAGGAACTGCTCAAGAAGTTCGACGCCGCCCTGAAGGCGGATGGCGGCAAGCATTCTCCCAAGGAGCAGGGCTGGCTGGAGAGCGTCAAAAAGTTCTTCAGGGAGAAGGCGTGA
- a CDS encoding NAD(+) kinase — protein sequence MASRFATIGLMGRVNDPQVTEMTVRLARQLTEAQVTVYGDEALALPVSSGVQLLPIALLAAKADLLIVVGGDGTLLKAAHAVAVRPIPLLGVNLGRLGFLADITPDQVQDDIAAMLKGEYSREDRLMLEGTGPGGTHPALNDVVVHKSDGGRLIEFETWVDGHFVCAYRADGIVVATPTGSTAYALSGGGPIVHPAMDAIALVPICPHTLGDRPIVVSGKSVVEIRVGDTHGGRAQVTWDGQHAELMDTGARVQVKCAGQRLSFIHPRGYDYYTILRTKLHWGGRANHHGDKH from the coding sequence ATGGCTTCCCGCTTTGCCACCATCGGCCTCATGGGCCGCGTCAACGACCCGCAGGTGACGGAGATGACCGTCCGGCTCGCCCGGCAACTCACCGAAGCCCAGGTCACGGTCTATGGGGATGAGGCGCTGGCGCTCCCGGTCAGCAGCGGCGTCCAGCTCCTGCCCATCGCCCTGCTCGCCGCCAAGGCGGACCTGCTCATCGTGGTCGGCGGCGACGGGACGCTGCTGAAGGCCGCCCATGCGGTGGCGGTGCGGCCCATCCCGCTCTTGGGCGTGAACCTCGGCAGGCTCGGCTTCCTCGCGGACATCACCCCGGACCAGGTGCAGGACGACATCGCCGCCATGCTGAAGGGCGAGTACAGCCGCGAGGACCGGCTGATGCTGGAGGGCACCGGACCCGGCGGCACGCACCCGGCGCTCAACGACGTGGTGGTGCACAAGTCCGACGGCGGCCGTCTCATCGAGTTCGAGACCTGGGTGGACGGCCACTTCGTCTGCGCTTACCGGGCGGACGGCATCGTGGTGGCGACGCCCACCGGTTCCACCGCCTATGCGCTCTCCGGCGGCGGGCCGATCGTGCACCCCGCCATGGACGCCATCGCGCTCGTCCCCATCTGCCCCCACACCCTAGGCGACCGCCCCATCGTGGTGTCGGGCAAGAGCGTGGTGGAGATCCGCGTCGGCGACACCCACGGCGGCCGCGCCCAGGTGACCTGGGACGGCCAGCATGCGGAACTCATGGACACCGGTGCGCGCGTGCAGGTGAAGTGCGCCGGCCAGCGCCTCTCCTTCATCCATCCGCGCGGTTACGATTACTATACGATCCTGCGCACCAAGCTCCACTGGGGCGGACGCGCCAACCATCACGGCGACAAGCACTGA
- the dapB gene encoding 4-hydroxy-tetrahydrodipicolinate reductase codes for MSAPVRIALLGAAGRMGQAVLEAGGGRPDIKFTAALVKAGSSAHGKTSHGLSYGSDLAEALSDADVLLDFSLPESTGEALEACLAAGKPLVTGVTGMDEALKLRLKAAGERIPVLAAPNMSLGVALLTRMAEQAARVLGPDFDIEVAEAHHKHKKDAPSGTALALADVMARARGTGPVDKRLERQGARAPGSIGFSVVRAGDIVGEHTVLFAGAGERLELSHRAQSRATFAQGALRAAVWIAGRPAGSYTLTDTLA; via the coding sequence GTGAGCGCGCCGGTCCGCATCGCGCTCCTGGGTGCCGCCGGCCGCATGGGCCAGGCGGTACTGGAGGCAGGCGGAGGGCGCCCGGATATCAAGTTCACCGCCGCGCTGGTGAAAGCCGGAAGCTCCGCGCATGGCAAGACCTCCCACGGGCTGAGCTATGGCAGCGATCTGGCTGAAGCCTTATCTGATGCCGATGTGCTGCTGGATTTCTCCCTGCCCGAGTCCACCGGCGAGGCCCTGGAAGCCTGTCTCGCGGCGGGCAAGCCCCTCGTCACCGGCGTCACCGGCATGGACGAGGCGCTCAAGCTGCGGCTCAAGGCGGCGGGAGAGCGCATCCCGGTGCTGGCGGCGCCCAACATGAGCCTGGGGGTGGCGCTGCTCACCCGCATGGCGGAGCAGGCGGCGCGGGTGCTGGGCCCGGACTTCGACATCGAGGTGGCTGAAGCTCACCACAAGCATAAGAAGGATGCCCCCTCGGGCACGGCCCTGGCCTTGGCGGACGTCATGGCCCGGGCGCGGGGCACGGGTCCCGTGGACAAGCGCCTGGAACGGCAGGGCGCGCGTGCGCCGGGCAGCATCGGTTTCTCGGTGGTCCGGGCCGGGGACATCGTCGGCGAACACACGGTGCTCTTCGCCGGTGCCGGCGAAAGGCTGGAGCTCAGCCACCGGGCCCAGAGCCGCGCCACCTTCGCCCAGGGCGCCCTGCGCGCCGCCGTCTGGATCGCCGGCCGTCCCGCCGGTTCCTATACGCTCACCGACACGCTCGCCTGA